Proteins from a single region of Hyphomicrobiales bacterium:
- a CDS encoding twin-arginine translocation pathway signal protein, whose protein sequence is EALQLAYLDMAKDTLAIRKRRAEKRKKMMQQ, encoded by the coding sequence GAAGCGTTGCAGCTTGCCTATCTCGACATGGCCAAGGACACGCTTGCCATCCGCAAGCGCCGCGCCGAAAAACGCAAAAAAATGATGCAGCAATAA